The Thermoleophilia bacterium genomic sequence CGAGCGAGCGGATCAGGGACTCGACCTGGTCGGGGTCCTTGACGTCCCAGTAGGGGTGGGCGATCACGGCGACACCACCGGCCTCCTGGATGATTTCGCAGGCCTGGGGGGCGGTCGGCCACTTGCGGGAGACGAAGGCCTTGGCGCCGGGCACCAGGTACTCCTCGAAGAAAGGACCCATGTTGTTGGCGGCTCCGGCCGCATGGGCGATGTGGGGGCGGCCGATCGAGTCGGCCGAGCCGGCCTCGCGGATCGCGTCGTCGATCGTGATGTCGAAACCGAAGCCGCGCAGGTTCTCGATGATCTCCTTGGCCCGCTCGACCCGCTCCTGCTGGGCCCGGTCGCAGGCCGGCTTGATCTTCTTCAGGTCGATCCAGTAGCCGCAGATGTGGAGGTCCTCAGCGAATTCGTGGACCGAGGACATTTCGATCGCCGGCACGATCTCTACTCCGAGCCGCTCGCCCTTCTCGATCGCCTCCGGCACGCCGGCCACCCCGTCGTGGTCGGTCAGTGCGAGGACCTCGACGCCCGCGGCAGCGGCCTGCTCGACGACCCCCGCCGGTTCTAGCTGGCCATCAGAGACAACGGAATGTGACTGGAGTTCGATCATGAGCGGAAAAGGATAAGGGCCCGGGACCGGTGGTGTTCCGGTGCCAGGGGTTTATGCTGAATTTCGGTTGGAATACCGAACGAAGGGCATTGCTTATGCAGCACCGGGTCGGAAAGTGTTTGGTCAGGGTTTATGGCTACTCCATGGTCGGGATCAGCCTGTTGACCGGCCTGGGAGTTCTCTCCGCCCAGGCCCAGGCCGAGCGCACGGGGTGTCACCGCAATGCCCCACCGATCATCCGGGACGGCTTTCCCACGCCGCAGCTCCGTTACAGCCACAACGGCAAGCTCGACACTTCGTTTCGGGCCGCGCTCGGACCGACGACGATCAACGGCAAGAGGGTGATCGCCCAGACCTACGACGGGCAATATCCGGGACCAATGCTGATGATCTGCGCACGGGATCAGCTGACCGTGAACGTCGAGAACGATCTGAAAGGTCCGACCAACTTCCACACGCACGGCTTCCACATCTCTCCGCGGGCCGATCACGACAATGTCTTCCGGAACATCTACCCGGGCAGGAACCTCACCTACCGCTACCGGATCCCCAGCAACAACCTGCCCGGCTCTTACTGGTACCACCCGCACTGGCACCCCGATGTCGAGCCGCAGATCTTCGCCGGACTCGCCGGCGGCATAGTCGAGGAGGGCGGTCTCGACCGGCTACCCGCCCTGAAAAACGTGCCACAGCGCCTGATGGTCATCCAGAACACCCAGGTCAAAGCCGGGCGGATCGTCCCGGTCGGCAAATCGGATCCGGAGGACGAGCGGCTCTACGTGAACGGGGAGATCAACCCGACCGCGAAGATCCGACCCGGCGAGATCCAGCGGTGGCGCATCTTCAATGCCAGCGCCGACCGCATATTCGTCCTGCGGCTGGCCGGACAGCCATTCCATGTGCTCGCTCAGGACGCCAACACACTGGCCCGGCCGAGAATCGTGCGGAAGCTTCACCTCGCACCCGGGTCCCGTCGCGAAGTGCTGGTGCGTGGGGGGAAGGCGGGCAAATACGTGATGCGGGCCATCCCCTTCAGGCAGTTTGCCGGCGCCAACGACCCCGATGCCGGCGGCTGGATCCCCAACCAGAAGGTGGTCACCGTCAAGTCCTCCGGTCGCCCTGGGAAGGGTCGTATTCCGCAGAAGCTGATCGGTACCCCCGAAGACCTGCGCAAGTCGAAAGTCGACCGCCAGCGCAAGATCATCTTCGGTGAAGACCAGGTTTCTTCGACTGAAACGGACTACCTGCTCAACGGGCACATGTACAACCCGGACCAGGTGCTCACCATGAAGCTCGGCTCGCTCGAACAATGGACGCTGGTCAACAAGACCTCCGAGTGGCACACCTTCCACATCCACATCAATGAGTTCCAGGTGCTCAGCGTCGGAGGGGAGAAGCGCCCCTACGTCGACTACCAGGACAACGTGATGATCCCGCCCGGCTCGAACGTCGTGATGCGGACCCGGCCCACGGATTTCACCGGCAAGTTCGTCTTCCATTGCCACGTGACCTTTCATGAGGATCACGGCATGATGGCCGCGGTCCAGGTCAAGCGCAATCCGACCGCATCCGAGCTCGCCGCCAGCGTCGAAACGAGTGGGCCACTGACGGTCGCCTCGAACGCCCTCGGCTCGGAGGCAAAGCCTTCAGTGACCGAGTTCCCGGTTTCGGCAGGTCCGTTCGGATCCGGCCCGGGAGGTGTCCCGGTCCTTGGGCACGGCGAAGGGTTCCTCTGCCCCCTGGGCACACGCCGGACCTGAGCAGCTCCACCCGCCGTCAACTTTAGTCGGCAAATAGACTCCCGCGAATGTTCTCGAAGATTCTTATCGCCAACCGGGGCGAGATTGCTATCCGGGTCGCACGGGCCTGCCGAGAGATGGGGATCACCTCGGTCGCCGTGTACTCCGACATTGATCGGGATGCACCTCATGTCCATGCCTGTGACGAGGCTTTCCTGATCGGTCCGGCGATCCCGGCCGAGAGTTACCTTTCGATCGAGAAGATCTTGAGCGCCTGTAAGGAATCCGGCGCCGATGCGGTCCACCCCGGCTACGGCTTCCTCGCCGAGAACGCCGACTTCGCCCGGGCCCTCGACGAGGCCGGCATCACTTTCATCGGCCCGCCCGCCTCGGCGATCGACGCGATGGGGTCGAAGACGCAGGCCCGCGAGATCATGAAAGAGGCGGGTGTTCCGATCGTCCCCGGTGCCACGAAGCCGGCGAAGGATGTGGCCGAGGCCCGCAAGCAGGCCAAAGATGCCGGCTACCCGGTCGCCTGCAAGGCGGTCGGCGGTGGCGGTGGCAAGGGCTTCCGCGTCGCCCTGACGCCGGACGACCTCGAAGAAGCCTTCGAAGGCTCGGCCCGTGAAGGCGAGAAGTTCTTCAGCGATGACCGCGTGTACGTGGAGCGGTACCTGGAGAACCCCAGGCACGTCGAAGTCCAGGTCCTGGCCGACAAACAGGGCAACGTGATCCACCTCGGCGAGCGTGATTGCTCGATCCAAAGGCGCCACCAGAAGGTGATCGAGGAGGCGCCGGGACCGCGCGTCGACGACGAGATGCGCGAGCGCATCGGCAAGATCGCGACTGACGCCGCCCGGGCCGTCGGTTACTACTCGGCCGGCACGATCGAAGGCATGCAGGTCGGTGACGAGTATTTCTTCCTCGAGATGAACACCCGGGTCCAGGTCGAGCATTGCGTGACCGAGATGATCACCGGGGTCGACATCGTGCGCGAGCAGATCAAGATCGCCGCCGGCGCCGAACTTTCGCTGAAGCAGGAGGACGTGCGCCTCAGCGGCTGGGCGATCGAGTGCCGGATCAACGCCGAGAAGGCCGAGATGAACTTCGCGCCCGCCCCGGGCAGGATCACCAGCTACCGCGAGCCCTCCGGCCCCGGCATCCGGGTCGACACCGGCGTGATCAACGGCTCCGAGGTCACCCCGATGTACGACCCGATGATCGGCAAGCTGATCGTCTGGGACAACGACCGGGAAGCGGCGACCCAACGCATGCTGCGGGCCCTGGACGAATACGAGATCGGCGGACTTTCAACGCTGATTCCCTTCCACAAAGCCATTCTCGCTACCAAACAGTGGGAAAAGGGCGAGACCTGCCGTGACCTGATGGAAGACAAGAAGTGGCTCAAAACGACGGCGCCGCCCAGGACCGACCCGCCGAAGGCCGAAGAGGGCGAGGCCGAGAAGGTCGCCCGCGACTACCTGGTCGAAGTCTCCGGCAAGCGGTTCGACGTCAAAGTGATCGGTGAAGCGACCGGGGTCGCGGCAGCGGCCGCGCCGCGCGGCAAGCCGCCGAAGCGCGAGAAGAAGGCGGGCGGAGGCGGGGGATCGTCCTCCGAGGTTCTCGAGTCACCGCTCCAGGGTTCGGTCTTCAAGCTCAACGTCGAAGAGGGCAGCGAGGTCGAAGAAGGCGACCTGATCTGCGTGATCGAGGCGATGAAGATGGAGAACGAGATCACCGCTCACCGCAAGGGCAAAGTGACGGCCCTGCCGATCAAGGTCGGCGACTCGGTTGCCAGCGGGGACCCTTTGGCCACGATCAAGTAACATCTCGCGGTCTACCGTCGCCCCTGGGGCGGCTACAGAGAGGAACTCGTAACCATTATGGATTTACTTGCATACTTGGATCCGGGCAGTGCTTCGGCTCTGCTGGCTGCTGTACTCGCCGGAATCGCCGGTGCTGGAGCAGCGATCCGGACCTACGGAAAAAGAATGAAGGACACGTTGATGTTCTGGAAGAAGACTGAGCCGGCCACCGAGGGCGCAATCGCCCCCAAGCCAGGTGCCGCTACCGCGACCACCTCGCCGGCCGATACGACCGACGACAAGCCGGCCGAGCAGTAAACACGTGGCAAATGCAGAACCTGGTTCCTTCCGGGACCGAGACAGCCGTGTTGTAATAACCGACGACGCCATCCTCCGGGCCCTCAGCCCGGAAGGCGCGGGCGACTGGGACGCCCTTGCGACGAGTCCGTTGCTGGAGACCCTGGTCAACAAAGGCGAGCTGATCCCGACCAAAGAGGTCGACGTCTCGGTGCTGAACGGCTCCACCGACCTGCTGCCCACCGGGGTCACGCGGGTCCTGGAGCACCAGCGCGTGCCCTTCATCTCGTATCCCTACGAGTGGACCTTCAGCATGCTGCGCGACGCGGCACTGCTTCAGCTCGACCTCGGCATCGCCTCGGTCGACGAAGGCCTGATGCTGAAGGACGCGACGCCCTACAACGTCCAGTTCCAGGGATCCAGCCCGGTCTTCATCGACGTCGGCTCCTTCGAGAAGATCCCGGAAGGCCTGCCCTGGGTCGGCTACCGCCAGTTCTGCATGCTTTACCTCTATCCGCTGCTCTTCCAGGCACACAAGGACATCCCGTTCCATCCCTGGATGCGCGGCTCGATCGACGGCATCCAGCCGATCGACGCGATCAAGGTGTTCTCCCTGAGGGACCGCCTGCGTCGCGGCGTCTTCCTGCACACCTCGCTTCACGCCCGCCTCGACCGCCGTGCGAACAAGTCCGGTCCGGGCGACCCCGACGCACCGAAGAAGGAACGGAACGTCAAGCCCGAGGCAGTCAAGGCTCACATGGCCAGCATGCGCCGCCTGGTCGACAAGCTGCGCTGGAAGACCGGCGAGACCTCGTGGAGCGGCTACCGCCAGCACAACACCTACAGCGATGATGATGACAAGCGAAAAGTGTCGTTCGTCGCCGAAGTGGCCAACAACAAGCATCCGACCCTGACCTGGGACATGGGCTGCAACGACGGTGCCTACTCGCGCATCGCCGCCGAGAACTCCGATCGCGTGGTCGCCTTCGACTTCGACCACGCCACGGTCGAAGCGCTCTACCGCTCCCTGCGGGCCGAAGGCAACACCAAGATCCTGCCGCTCGTCGGCAACCTGGCCGACCCGTCACCGGGCCTCGGCTGGCGCGGCCTTGAGCGCCGCACGTTGGCCGATCGAGGCGCCCCGGACCTGATGCTGGCCCTCGCCCTGATCCATCACGTCTCGATCTCGGCGAACATCCCCATCGCCGAATTCCTCGAGTGGGTCAAAGACCTCGGCTCGACCCTCCTGATCGAGTTCCCGAAGCGCACCGATCCGATGGTCCGCGCGCTGCTGGCGAACAAGCAGGAGGGAGCGAACCTCGACTACGACCTCGAGAACTTCGAGCTCGAACTGGGACGGCGCTTCAACGTCGAGAAGCGTGAGGAGCTGCCTTCCGGCGACCGGGTTCTCTACCTGGCCTCGCCCCTGTAGTGAACTTCGACTGGGCGAAAGTGGCGCCGACCCGGCGCCAATGGCTTCTGGGCGGCGGCCATCTGGCCGCTCTCTGGGCCATCACTTTCGTCCAGCCGCTGCTCGACCTGCTCGGCAAGAACCCGGACTTCTTCGTCGCCCGGGACAACAGCCCGGGTGACGTGCTGATCCTCGCGATCGGCTTCACGCTGGTCCCGCCGCTGATCATGCTCGCGATCGAATGGGTGGCGAAGATGATCGGCCCGAAGGTCTATTACGCGGTTCACTTCCTGTTCTTCTTCGGGATCGCGACCTTCCTCTTCATCAGCATCGAAAGCAACTTCTTCGATGGTCCGACCGTCCTGATGGTGGGCCTGGCCCTGATCCTCGGCGCACTCTTCGGCTACGCCGTCTTCCGGGTGGTCTTCCTGAAGAACCTGATGGACATCCTGATCGTCGCCCCGGTGGTGATCCTCCTGCTCTTCATCTTCACCAGCGAGAGCTCCAAGGTGATCTTCCCGAAGAACGAATCGGTCAGCATCGGCGCCTCGACCAAATCGACCACTCCCGTCCTATGGATCAGCTTCGACGAAGTCAGTACGGGATCACTGATGAACAAGAATCAGGAGATCGACGGGACGCGCTTCCCGAACTTCAAGAAGCTCGAGGGTCAGAGCACGTGGTACCCGAATGAGACGACGACTTCCTACTTCACGCCCACAGCGATGCCAGGTTTGCTCACTGGACGCGTGCCGCCCGAGGATGCTCTTCCGACCGCGGC encodes the following:
- a CDS encoding PHP domain-containing protein; its protein translation is MIELQSHSVVSDGQLEPAGVVEQAAAAGVEVLALTDHDGVAGVPEAIEKGERLGVEIVPAIEMSSVHEFAEDLHICGYWIDLKKIKPACDRAQQERVERAKEIIENLRGFGFDITIDDAIREAGSADSIGRPHIAHAAGAANNMGPFFEEYLVPGAKAFVSRKWPTAPQACEIIQEAGGVAVIAHPYWDVKDPDQVESLIRSLDIGGIEVFYPSHTKKQTEHLLNLARELGISATASSDYHGPTHKTFSRFGAYQTYDLGQPEVPPKP
- a CDS encoding multicopper oxidase family protein codes for the protein MVGISLLTGLGVLSAQAQAERTGCHRNAPPIIRDGFPTPQLRYSHNGKLDTSFRAALGPTTINGKRVIAQTYDGQYPGPMLMICARDQLTVNVENDLKGPTNFHTHGFHISPRADHDNVFRNIYPGRNLTYRYRIPSNNLPGSYWYHPHWHPDVEPQIFAGLAGGIVEEGGLDRLPALKNVPQRLMVIQNTQVKAGRIVPVGKSDPEDERLYVNGEINPTAKIRPGEIQRWRIFNASADRIFVLRLAGQPFHVLAQDANTLARPRIVRKLHLAPGSRREVLVRGGKAGKYVMRAIPFRQFAGANDPDAGGWIPNQKVVTVKSSGRPGKGRIPQKLIGTPEDLRKSKVDRQRKIIFGEDQVSSTETDYLLNGHMYNPDQVLTMKLGSLEQWTLVNKTSEWHTFHIHINEFQVLSVGGEKRPYVDYQDNVMIPPGSNVVMRTRPTDFTGKFVFHCHVTFHEDHGMMAAVQVKRNPTASELAASVETSGPLTVASNALGSEAKPSVTEFPVSAGPFGSGPGGVPVLGHGEGFLCPLGTRRT
- a CDS encoding acetyl-CoA carboxylase biotin carboxylase subunit, which produces MFSKILIANRGEIAIRVARACREMGITSVAVYSDIDRDAPHVHACDEAFLIGPAIPAESYLSIEKILSACKESGADAVHPGYGFLAENADFARALDEAGITFIGPPASAIDAMGSKTQAREIMKEAGVPIVPGATKPAKDVAEARKQAKDAGYPVACKAVGGGGGKGFRVALTPDDLEEAFEGSAREGEKFFSDDRVYVERYLENPRHVEVQVLADKQGNVIHLGERDCSIQRRHQKVIEEAPGPRVDDEMRERIGKIATDAARAVGYYSAGTIEGMQVGDEYFFLEMNTRVQVEHCVTEMITGVDIVREQIKIAAGAELSLKQEDVRLSGWAIECRINAEKAEMNFAPAPGRITSYREPSGPGIRVDTGVINGSEVTPMYDPMIGKLIVWDNDREAATQRMLRALDEYEIGGLSTLIPFHKAILATKQWEKGETCRDLMEDKKWLKTTAPPRTDPPKAEEGEAEKVARDYLVEVSGKRFDVKVIGEATGVAAAAAPRGKPPKREKKAGGGGGSSSEVLESPLQGSVFKLNVEEGSEVEEGDLICVIEAMKMENEITAHRKGKVTALPIKVGDSVASGDPLATIK
- a CDS encoding methyltransferase, yielding MANAEPGSFRDRDSRVVITDDAILRALSPEGAGDWDALATSPLLETLVNKGELIPTKEVDVSVLNGSTDLLPTGVTRVLEHQRVPFISYPYEWTFSMLRDAALLQLDLGIASVDEGLMLKDATPYNVQFQGSSPVFIDVGSFEKIPEGLPWVGYRQFCMLYLYPLLFQAHKDIPFHPWMRGSIDGIQPIDAIKVFSLRDRLRRGVFLHTSLHARLDRRANKSGPGDPDAPKKERNVKPEAVKAHMASMRRLVDKLRWKTGETSWSGYRQHNTYSDDDDKRKVSFVAEVANNKHPTLTWDMGCNDGAYSRIAAENSDRVVAFDFDHATVEALYRSLRAEGNTKILPLVGNLADPSPGLGWRGLERRTLADRGAPDLMLALALIHHVSISANIPIAEFLEWVKDLGSTLLIEFPKRTDPMVRALLANKQEGANLDYDLENFELELGRRFNVEKREELPSGDRVLYLASPL